Proteins from a genomic interval of Nostoc sp. TCL240-02:
- a CDS encoding ThiF family adenylyltransferase translates to MSIFFHEQLYRTNVVMAKLKNYPITICGAGALGANITENLARSGFDKLTVIDRDRIEERNLSTQPYYRSDVGAFKAKILANNLYRAIGTKVDAKIKDLTPANTTQLLKDSQLIVDVFDNSVARQAVKDYAEQLSIPCLHAGLSADYAEVIWNDVYRVPSEVNDDVCDYPLARNLVMLTVAVACEAIVSFIATAEQHNFSITQKDLTVQPLFL, encoded by the coding sequence ATGAGTATCTTTTTTCACGAACAACTTTACCGCACCAATGTTGTGATGGCAAAGCTGAAAAACTATCCTATAACCATTTGTGGCGCTGGAGCATTAGGAGCTAATATTACGGAAAACTTAGCTCGCTCTGGTTTTGATAAACTTACCGTGATAGATCGCGATCGCATTGAGGAGCGTAACTTATCGACTCAGCCTTACTACCGTTCTGATGTGGGAGCGTTCAAGGCGAAGATTTTGGCGAACAATTTATATCGAGCAATTGGTACTAAAGTTGATGCCAAAATAAAGGATTTGACACCAGCAAATACAACTCAATTGCTCAAAGACAGCCAGTTAATTGTCGATGTCTTTGACAATAGCGTGGCACGTCAAGCAGTGAAAGATTATGCTGAACAATTAAGTATTCCTTGTCTTCATGCTGGACTATCAGCAGATTATGCAGAAGTGATTTGGAATGACGTTTATCGCGTTCCTTCTGAGGTTAATGATGATGTTTGTGATTATCCGTTGGCGCGAAACCTGGTGATGTTAACTGTTGCTGTGGCGTGTGAGGCGATCGTTTCATTCATTGCCACAGCAGAACAACATAACTTCAGCATCACCCAAAAGGATCTGACTGTTCAACCTCTGTTTTTGTAG